One genomic segment of Mycolicibacterium chubuense NBB4 includes these proteins:
- a CDS encoding Hsp70 family protein, whose amino-acid sequence MSEALGLSVGTTNLAAAGVGHPPVIRRSVLTLFGHAAPEVGPAGGHADGLVLSGFVERVGDPVPLVAADGTAYPAEQLVVEALETMAGLAVRDSLAGVAIAVPSYWGAAATAALTGTLAVSDILSPGGAPPRLIPDAAAALTALNANPGLDRRGVVALLDFGGSGTGITLADAGSAFDIIGGTERYAEFAGDQVDQAVLTQVLDRLGGVDPGQTAAVGSLARLREECRSAKERLSGGDATTISVDLPGQRADMAFTRAELDDLIARPLDGVLAALDNALARNSIGDREVSAVVLVGGGAAIPAVAQRLSQRWAAPVVVSPRPGLDAAVGAALFAAYGRQAETATWLAPVVAPEPATEEAASSTYAYAWSQDADTDDDLVPYAADEPYEPYAPEEPEPRNPYLLESAPEQEVKAWKRMPLSVLGLVAAVALIAVGGVAVALTSVDSSDQRPSSPGPNPVSGTLPPSSVAPQTVTVSTGGAPAPAPPAPTTEQPAPTTVVTTPPTTTTTTTTTTTTTTTTTTTTTTTTTPTTTTTTTTVPTTTTTVPTTTVPTTTVRTTVPTTPPTTAMTTTYFKIPFVPVPIPVPVPQQP is encoded by the coding sequence ATGAGCGAAGCGTTGGGGTTGTCCGTCGGGACCACCAACCTGGCCGCGGCCGGCGTCGGCCATCCACCCGTGATCCGGCGGTCGGTGCTGACCCTGTTCGGGCACGCGGCGCCCGAGGTCGGCCCGGCGGGCGGGCACGCCGACGGCCTGGTGCTCTCCGGATTCGTCGAGCGCGTCGGTGACCCGGTGCCGCTGGTCGCAGCCGACGGGACGGCCTACCCGGCCGAACAGCTGGTGGTCGAGGCCCTCGAGACGATGGCCGGCCTCGCCGTGCGCGACTCGCTCGCCGGGGTCGCCATCGCCGTTCCGTCGTATTGGGGCGCGGCGGCGACCGCCGCGCTGACGGGCACGCTCGCGGTCAGCGACATCCTGTCGCCGGGCGGAGCGCCGCCCCGGTTGATCCCCGATGCGGCCGCCGCGCTGACGGCCCTGAACGCGAACCCCGGACTGGACCGCCGGGGTGTCGTGGCCCTGCTCGACTTCGGCGGCAGCGGCACCGGCATCACCCTGGCCGACGCCGGCTCGGCCTTCGACATCATCGGCGGCACGGAGCGCTACGCCGAGTTCGCCGGCGACCAGGTGGACCAGGCCGTGCTGACCCAAGTGCTGGACCGGCTCGGCGGCGTCGACCCCGGCCAGACCGCAGCCGTGGGGTCGCTCGCCCGGCTCCGGGAGGAGTGCCGCTCGGCCAAGGAGCGGCTGTCGGGCGGCGACGCCACCACGATCAGCGTCGACCTCCCCGGCCAGCGGGCCGACATGGCGTTCACCCGGGCCGAATTGGACGACCTGATCGCGCGGCCGCTCGACGGGGTCCTGGCCGCGCTCGACAACGCGTTGGCGCGCAACTCGATCGGTGACCGCGAGGTGTCCGCCGTGGTGCTCGTCGGCGGTGGTGCTGCCATACCTGCTGTGGCGCAACGTCTTTCGCAGCGATGGGCCGCTCCGGTGGTGGTCTCACCCAGGCCCGGGCTCGATGCGGCGGTCGGTGCGGCGCTGTTCGCGGCCTACGGCCGCCAAGCCGAGACCGCGACCTGGCTGGCGCCCGTGGTCGCGCCGGAGCCGGCGACGGAGGAGGCGGCGTCCTCGACGTACGCCTACGCCTGGTCGCAGGACGCGGACACCGACGACGACCTCGTCCCGTACGCCGCCGACGAGCCCTACGAACCCTATGCACCCGAGGAACCGGAGCCACGCAACCCGTACCTGCTCGAGTCGGCTCCGGAGCAGGAGGTCAAGGCCTGGAAGCGGATGCCTTTGTCGGTGCTCGGTCTGGTGGCCGCGGTCGCGCTCATCGCGGTCGGCGGCGTCGCGGTTGCGTTGACCAGTGTCGACAGCTCCGATCAGCGGCCGTCGAGCCCAGGCCCGAATCCGGTGAGCGGCACCCTCCCCCCGTCGAGCGTCGCTCCGCAGACCGTCACGGTGTCCACCGGGGGCGCGCCCGCTCCTGCGCCGCCGGCACCCACCACCGAGCAGCCGGCTCCCACGACCGTCGTCACCACGCCGCCGACCACGACGACCACCACCACCACCACGACAACGACCACGACCACGACCACGACCACGACCACGACCACGACGACGCCGACCACGACCACGACAACGACCACGGTGCCGACCACCACGACCACCGTGCCGACGACGACGGTGCCGACCACCACGGTGCGGACCACGGTGCCGACCACACCGCCCACCACGGCGATGACGACGACGTACTTCAAGATCCCGTTCGTTCCCGTGCCGATCCCGGTGCCGGTGCCCCAGCAGCCGTAG
- a CDS encoding ABC transporter permease produces the protein MPSAPRVRRRLTLAFLLIPPLAWLIIAYLGSLAVLLVSAFWSRSSFTGAVVRTFTTDNIVRVLTDEVFRVTTLRTVGVALTVTVLCAVLAAPLALYMAKIASPVVRVALVVAVTTPLWASYLVKAYAWRMLLSPEGPLSWATGYSPGYGLVATVITLTYLWLPYMVIPVFAAFQRVPDALVDASSDLGASDLTTLRLVVAPMVFPGIAAGSIFTFSLSLGDYIAVTIVGGKTQMLGNVIYGQLVTANNQPMAAALSLIPLVAILLYLLAMRRTGALENV, from the coding sequence ATGCCCTCCGCGCCGCGGGTGCGCCGGCGACTGACGCTGGCGTTCCTGCTGATCCCGCCGCTGGCATGGCTGATCATCGCCTATCTGGGATCGCTTGCGGTGCTGCTGGTTTCGGCTTTCTGGAGTCGGAGCAGCTTCACCGGCGCGGTGGTGCGCACCTTCACCACCGACAACATCGTGCGGGTGCTCACCGACGAGGTGTTCCGCGTCACGACGTTGCGTACGGTCGGCGTGGCGCTCACGGTCACGGTGCTGTGCGCGGTACTGGCCGCACCGCTGGCGCTGTACATGGCCAAGATCGCCTCGCCGGTAGTCCGTGTCGCGCTGGTCGTCGCGGTCACCACACCGTTGTGGGCGAGCTATCTGGTCAAGGCGTACGCCTGGCGGATGCTGCTCTCCCCGGAAGGTCCGTTGTCCTGGGCGACCGGGTACTCGCCGGGCTACGGGCTGGTCGCGACGGTCATCACGCTGACGTATCTGTGGTTGCCCTACATGGTGATTCCGGTGTTCGCGGCGTTTCAGCGGGTGCCGGATGCGCTGGTGGACGCAAGCTCCGACCTCGGCGCGTCGGATCTGACGACGCTTCGTCTGGTGGTCGCCCCGATGGTGTTCCCCGGCATCGCCGCCGGATCGATCTTCACGTTCTCGCTGTCGCTCGGCGACTACATCGCGGTCACGATCGTCGGCGGCAAGACGCAGATGCTCGGCAACGTGATCTACGGCCAGTTGGTCACCGCCAACAACCAGCCGATGGCGGCCGCACTCTCACTCATCCCGTTGGTGGCCATCCTCTTGTACCTGCTGGCCATGCGGCGCACCGGCGCATTGGAGAACGTGTAG
- a CDS encoding FAD-dependent oxidoreductase translates to MDAKTTCVIAGGGPAGMVLGLLLARAGVDVTVCEKHADFLRDFRGDTVHPTTLRLIDELGLWPRFRALPQSRLRKATFDVAPGHPVTMVDFERLRQPHPYVAMVPQWDLLNLLAEAGEAEPTFTLRMSTEVTGLLRDGDRVTGVHYVDADGPGELRADLTVGCDGRWSLVRRHAGLQVREWPVSFDVWWFRLPRRQDDAMYTLFPRLAPGKAMIVIPREGYLQIALLIPKGSDARLRARGLAAFHADVTELLPEAGDTVEAVTSLDDVKHLDVRLNRLHRWHVDGLLCIGDAAHAMSPAGGVGINVAVQDGVATARLLAGPLRRGRVTDRDLAAVRRRRVVPTAVTQALQRQIDKQLLGPILRGADVAGPPPWLIRLLELMPWLAVIPGYLVGVGVRPERAPAFARQR, encoded by the coding sequence GTGGACGCGAAGACCACCTGCGTGATCGCCGGCGGCGGACCGGCCGGGATGGTCCTCGGCCTGTTGCTGGCCCGCGCGGGCGTCGACGTCACCGTCTGTGAGAAGCACGCCGACTTCCTGCGCGACTTCCGCGGCGACACCGTGCACCCCACCACGTTGCGACTGATCGACGAACTCGGCTTGTGGCCGAGATTCCGGGCGCTGCCCCAAAGCCGGCTTCGCAAGGCGACTTTCGACGTCGCACCGGGACATCCGGTCACGATGGTCGACTTCGAGCGGCTGCGGCAGCCGCATCCCTACGTCGCGATGGTCCCGCAGTGGGACCTGCTCAACCTGCTCGCCGAGGCGGGCGAGGCCGAGCCCACCTTCACGCTGCGGATGAGCACCGAGGTGACCGGGCTGCTCCGCGACGGGGACCGGGTGACGGGAGTGCACTACGTCGACGCCGACGGTCCCGGCGAGCTGCGCGCCGACCTCACCGTCGGCTGCGACGGACGGTGGTCGCTGGTGCGCCGACACGCCGGCCTGCAGGTCCGCGAGTGGCCGGTCAGTTTCGACGTGTGGTGGTTCCGGCTGCCGCGGCGCCAGGACGACGCAATGTACACGCTGTTCCCGCGGCTGGCGCCGGGCAAGGCGATGATCGTCATCCCGCGCGAGGGCTATCTGCAGATCGCTCTGCTCATTCCCAAGGGATCCGACGCGCGCCTTCGTGCCCGCGGGCTGGCCGCGTTCCACGCCGATGTCACCGAACTGCTGCCCGAAGCCGGGGACACCGTCGAGGCGGTCACCAGCCTCGACGACGTCAAACACCTCGACGTGCGACTGAACCGCCTTCACCGCTGGCACGTCGACGGGCTGTTGTGCATCGGCGACGCCGCGCACGCGATGTCGCCGGCGGGTGGGGTCGGCATCAACGTGGCCGTGCAGGACGGCGTCGCCACCGCCCGGCTTCTCGCCGGGCCGCTGCGCCGAGGCCGGGTGACCGACCGGGATCTGGCGGCCGTGCGACGGCGCCGCGTGGTGCCGACCGCGGTGACCCAGGCGCTGCAGCGCCAGATCGACAAGCAGCTGCTCGGCCCGATCCTGCGCGGCGCCGACGTCGCCGGACCGCCGCCGTGGCTGATCCGGCTGCTCGAGCTGATGCCGTGGCTGGCGGTGATCCCGGGCTATCTCGTCGGCGTCGGGGTGCGCCCCGAACGCGCCCCGGCGTTCGCGCGTCAGCGGTAG
- a CDS encoding nuclear transport factor 2 family protein encodes MGDIDDIKRVKYRYLRALDTKHWDEFADTLTEDVVGRYGESIGEEHHFTTRDELVGFMRTSLGPEILTEHRVTHPEITVDGDEATGTWYLQDRVIAPDFNFMLIGAGFYHDRYRRTPDGWKISETGYDRTYDASMSLEALNFKVKPGRALNI; translated from the coding sequence ATGGGTGACATCGACGACATCAAGCGCGTCAAGTACCGCTACCTGCGCGCACTGGACACCAAGCACTGGGACGAGTTCGCCGACACTCTGACCGAGGACGTGGTGGGCCGCTACGGCGAGTCGATCGGCGAGGAGCACCACTTCACCACCCGTGACGAACTGGTCGGCTTCATGCGCACTTCGCTGGGGCCCGAGATCCTCACCGAACACCGGGTCACCCATCCGGAGATCACCGTCGACGGCGACGAGGCGACGGGCACCTGGTACCTGCAGGACCGGGTGATCGCACCCGACTTCAACTTCATGCTGATCGGCGCGGGCTTCTACCACGACCGCTACCGCCGGACCCCCGACGGCTGGAAGATCAGCGAGACCGGGTACGACCGCACCTACGACGCGTCGATGTCGCTGGAGGCGCTGAACTTCAAGGTCAAGCCGGGGCGCGCCCTCAACATCTAG
- a CDS encoding L-lactate dehydrogenase, whose protein sequence is MPVEQNSKVSIVGMGSVGTAIAYACLIRGSAGSLALFDIDTAKVRAEVLDLNHGSQFVPHCRISGSDDIGVTARSAIVVVTAGAKQKPGQSRLELAASNVEMARSLTPQLLEYSPDAVVLFVTNPVDVVTFAAAQAVDAAPGHLFGSGTVLDSSRFRFLIAERADLAVGNVHGFIVGEHGDSEIPLWSSVSVGGVPAHRFLRDGVPVFDDAARSRISSEVVNAAYEIIAGKGATNLAIGLSTARIIEAILGDQHRVLPVSTVQSGVHGISGVALSLPTVVSARGAGEVLEVPLSEAEVQGLRASASALRNAQDSLGL, encoded by the coding sequence GTGCCGGTCGAACAGAACAGCAAGGTGTCCATCGTCGGAATGGGAAGCGTCGGTACCGCGATCGCCTATGCGTGCCTGATCCGCGGATCGGCGGGGTCGCTGGCACTGTTCGACATCGACACGGCCAAGGTCCGCGCCGAGGTGCTCGACCTCAACCACGGCAGCCAGTTCGTGCCGCACTGCCGCATCTCGGGATCCGACGACATCGGGGTGACCGCCCGGTCGGCGATCGTCGTCGTGACCGCGGGCGCCAAGCAGAAGCCGGGCCAGAGCCGGCTGGAGTTGGCGGCCTCGAACGTCGAGATGGCCCGCTCGCTGACGCCGCAGCTGCTCGAGTACTCCCCCGACGCCGTGGTTCTCTTCGTCACCAACCCGGTGGACGTCGTCACGTTTGCCGCGGCGCAGGCCGTCGACGCCGCGCCCGGCCACCTCTTCGGCTCGGGCACCGTGCTGGACTCCAGCCGGTTCCGCTTCCTCATCGCCGAGCGCGCCGATCTCGCCGTCGGCAACGTGCACGGCTTCATCGTCGGCGAGCACGGCGACTCGGAGATCCCGCTGTGGTCGAGCGTGTCGGTCGGGGGAGTGCCGGCGCACCGGTTCCTGCGCGATGGTGTGCCCGTGTTCGACGACGCCGCCCGCAGCCGGATCTCCTCGGAGGTCGTCAACGCCGCCTACGAGATCATCGCCGGCAAGGGCGCCACCAACCTGGCGATCGGGCTGTCCACGGCGCGGATCATCGAGGCGATCCTGGGCGATCAGCACCGCGTGCTGCCGGTGTCCACGGTGCAGAGCGGCGTCCACGGCATCAGCGGAGTGGCGCTGTCGCTGCCCACGGTCGTCTCCGCCCGCGGCGCCGGCGAGGTGCTCGAGGTGCCGCTCTCGGAGGCCGAGGTGCAGGGGTTGCGGGCCTCGGCGTCGGCGCTGCGGAACGCGCAGGACTCGCTCGGTCTGTGA
- a CDS encoding ABC transporter permease, translating into MLSSGLRASTRTWTVLVLVFIYVPLLLVVVNAFNSSKTFAFPPPGFTVRWWRTALHSEGMWTSLGNSVIVGVIATAIALVLGTMAAFAVQRYEFFGRQTVNLLVVLPITLPGIVTGIALNATFTSALGVTLGLATVIVGHATFCIVIVFNNTQARLRRLGTSLEDASADLGASAWQTFRFVTLPMMRGALVAGAILAFALSFDEIVVTTFTAGPTVQTLPIWIFGNLFRPNQAPVINVVAAALTVIAIVPVWLAQRIGGDPAGTRI; encoded by the coding sequence ATGCTGTCTTCCGGATTACGGGCGAGCACCCGGACCTGGACCGTGTTGGTCCTGGTGTTCATCTACGTGCCACTGCTTTTGGTGGTCGTCAACGCGTTCAACAGCTCCAAGACGTTCGCGTTCCCGCCGCCGGGCTTCACGGTGCGGTGGTGGCGCACCGCGCTGCACAGCGAAGGCATGTGGACATCGCTGGGCAACTCGGTGATCGTCGGGGTCATCGCCACCGCGATCGCTCTCGTGCTCGGAACCATGGCCGCGTTCGCGGTGCAGCGGTACGAGTTCTTCGGCCGCCAGACCGTGAATCTGCTCGTGGTGCTGCCGATCACGCTGCCCGGCATCGTCACCGGCATCGCGCTGAACGCGACCTTCACCTCCGCGCTGGGGGTCACGCTCGGCCTGGCCACCGTCATCGTCGGCCACGCGACGTTCTGCATCGTCATCGTGTTCAACAACACCCAGGCGCGGTTGCGGCGCCTCGGCACCAGCCTGGAGGACGCCTCGGCCGACCTCGGAGCGTCGGCCTGGCAGACGTTCCGCTTCGTGACGCTGCCGATGATGCGCGGCGCGCTGGTCGCCGGTGCCATCCTCGCCTTCGCGCTGAGCTTCGACGAGATCGTGGTGACGACGTTCACGGCCGGCCCGACGGTGCAGACCCTGCCGATCTGGATCTTCGGAAACCTCTTCCGCCCCAACCAGGCTCCGGTGATCAACGTCGTCGCGGCCGCTCTGACCGTGATCGCGATCGTGCCGGTGTGGCTGGCGCAGCGGATCGGCGGCGATCCGGCCGGGACGCGGATCTGA
- a CDS encoding phosphatase PAP2 family protein, with translation MTHKGWLIGSAVMAIGVFVLMLVGVTAGWVWVADMDAGALDPLHRIGEANPGWVRGWDIFCTVFGPTVFRLVTVVVIVIAFVRRNVHVGMFLVISVELSGLVTQIAKDLVDRPRPATALVHAGASSFPSGHALGVMVAVAALLTVALPLVRPAWRGALVVLGVVLVIAIGAGRVVLNVHHPSDVIAGWALGYAYFVACLLLVPPRRAITQPDEIPAEPGTAR, from the coding sequence ATGACGCACAAAGGGTGGCTGATCGGCTCGGCGGTGATGGCCATCGGTGTCTTCGTCCTGATGCTCGTGGGTGTCACGGCCGGCTGGGTGTGGGTCGCGGACATGGACGCCGGGGCTCTGGACCCCCTGCACCGAATCGGCGAGGCGAACCCGGGCTGGGTGCGTGGCTGGGACATCTTCTGCACCGTGTTCGGGCCGACGGTGTTCCGGCTCGTCACCGTGGTCGTGATCGTCATCGCGTTCGTGCGGCGCAATGTGCACGTGGGGATGTTCCTGGTGATCAGCGTCGAACTCAGCGGCCTGGTCACCCAGATCGCCAAAGACCTCGTCGATCGTCCGCGGCCGGCGACGGCGCTGGTGCATGCGGGAGCGTCGTCGTTCCCCTCCGGCCACGCACTCGGGGTGATGGTCGCGGTGGCGGCGCTGCTGACCGTCGCGCTCCCATTGGTGCGCCCGGCGTGGCGCGGCGCGCTCGTCGTACTCGGCGTCGTTCTCGTCATCGCGATCGGGGCCGGCCGGGTGGTGCTCAACGTGCACCACCCCTCCGACGTGATCGCCGGCTGGGCGCTGGGTTACGCCTACTTCGTCGCCTGTCTGCTGCTGGTTCCGCCGCGGCGGGCCATCACGCAGCCGGACGAAATACCGGCAGAGCCCGGTACAGCACGCTGA
- a CDS encoding bifunctional phosphatase PAP2/diacylglycerol kinase family protein, which translates to MQLLPGRRRRRGIRQIGEGLGTLDREVFEAIAESPSPLIDSVMPRLTRAADHSKLWFAIAAGLSAFGSASAKRGAARGVVTLGLTSLLTNQMAKRMWRRERPNWVLVPLARQTRRHPTSNSLPSGHSASAAAFAVGVGLENPPLGLGLALLAGLVGMSRVATGAHYPGDVLAGFGIGAGIAVLGARVVPPIVETKLPVADPLTVDTPERPDGAGVTLVVNPASGSGTGARVLDEVREALPQAEIVELNEDDDVAEVLRSAAKRSEVLAVGGGDGTVAAAASIAIEEGVPLAVFPAGTFNHFAKDIGCDTTAKTVEAIREGRVSCVDMVCLNEKQTVINTASIGAYPRFVQTREKLEHKIGKPLAGIYAMFHTLRRDTPVRITYDNKTLQTSLFFLGNSTYLPSGFAPSRRTRMDDGLLDVRILETGRRLSRLRILTAVVFGRLVRSPLYHELRVPQFGFKSVDGPTVLALDGEVGTELEQASFSVLYRALPVFRPAA; encoded by the coding sequence ATGCAGCTTCTGCCTGGGCGACGACGCCGCCGTGGGATCCGTCAGATCGGCGAAGGCCTCGGCACGCTGGACCGGGAGGTCTTCGAAGCCATCGCGGAGTCGCCGAGCCCGCTGATCGACAGCGTGATGCCACGCCTGACCAGGGCGGCAGACCACTCGAAGCTGTGGTTCGCGATCGCCGCCGGGCTGTCGGCCTTCGGCAGCGCATCCGCCAAGCGCGGGGCAGCGCGGGGTGTGGTCACGCTGGGCCTGACGAGCCTGCTCACCAACCAGATGGCCAAACGGATGTGGCGGCGTGAGCGCCCGAACTGGGTGCTCGTGCCGCTGGCCCGCCAGACCCGCCGCCATCCGACGTCGAACTCGCTGCCCTCGGGCCATTCGGCCAGCGCCGCCGCCTTCGCGGTGGGCGTCGGTCTGGAGAACCCGCCGCTGGGGCTGGGTCTTGCGCTGCTCGCCGGCCTGGTCGGCATGTCCCGCGTGGCCACCGGCGCGCACTACCCCGGTGACGTGCTGGCCGGCTTCGGGATCGGCGCCGGGATCGCGGTCCTCGGGGCCCGGGTGGTGCCGCCCATCGTGGAGACGAAGCTGCCCGTCGCCGATCCGTTGACCGTGGACACCCCGGAAAGGCCGGACGGGGCCGGCGTCACTCTCGTCGTCAACCCCGCCTCGGGCAGCGGTACCGGGGCCAGGGTGCTCGACGAGGTCCGCGAGGCCCTCCCGCAGGCCGAGATCGTCGAGCTGAACGAGGACGACGACGTGGCCGAAGTGCTGCGCTCTGCGGCCAAACGCTCCGAGGTCCTCGCCGTGGGCGGAGGCGACGGAACGGTCGCGGCCGCGGCGTCCATCGCCATCGAGGAGGGTGTGCCGCTGGCGGTCTTCCCCGCAGGCACGTTCAACCACTTCGCCAAGGACATCGGCTGCGACACCACCGCCAAGACGGTCGAGGCGATCCGGGAGGGCCGCGTCTCCTGTGTCGACATGGTGTGCCTCAACGAGAAGCAGACGGTGATCAACACCGCCAGCATCGGGGCGTACCCGCGGTTCGTGCAGACCCGCGAGAAACTCGAGCACAAGATCGGTAAGCCGCTGGCCGGCATCTACGCGATGTTCCACACGCTGCGCCGGGACACTCCGGTGCGCATCACCTACGACAACAAGACCCTTCAGACCTCGCTGTTCTTCCTGGGTAACTCGACGTATCTGCCGTCGGGGTTCGCGCCGTCGCGGCGTACCCGGATGGATGACGGTCTGCTCGACGTCCGGATCCTCGAGACGGGCCGCCGGCTCAGCCGGCTGCGCATCCTGACCGCGGTGGTGTTCGGCCGGCTGGTGCGCAGCCCGCTCTATCACGAGCTGCGGGTGCCGCAGTTCGGCTTCAAGTCGGTGGACGGCCCGACGGTGCTCGCACTCGACGGCGAGGTCGGCACCGAGCTGGAGCAGGCCAGCTTCAGCGTGCTGTACCGGGCTCTGCCGGTATTTCGTCCGGCTGCGTGA
- a CDS encoding SDR family NAD(P)-dependent oxidoreductase encodes MTKPDAANPFDLTGHVAVVTGGGSGIGFGLAEGLARAGASVAIIGRTAARLDTAAAALRAHGNPVLVVPCDVADEPAVTAAMSGIRAEFGYLDSCFANAGVRGSFTPTLETTLAEFRSVTAVDLDGVFLTLREAARQMIEADRGGSLVGVSSLGAFQGMPRQPAYAAAKAGVTALTDSMAVEFARHGIRANTIAPGWFDTDMTSEGLADERFRSRVLPRVPVRRWGSAEDLAGVAVYLAGAASRYHTGDVLRIDGGYLKF; translated from the coding sequence GTGACCAAACCCGACGCCGCGAATCCCTTCGATCTCACCGGCCACGTCGCCGTCGTCACCGGTGGCGGATCCGGCATCGGCTTCGGCCTCGCCGAGGGCCTGGCGCGCGCCGGCGCGTCGGTGGCGATCATCGGGCGCACGGCCGCGCGACTGGACACCGCGGCCGCGGCCCTGCGCGCACACGGCAATCCGGTGCTGGTCGTCCCGTGCGACGTGGCCGACGAGCCCGCCGTGACCGCCGCCATGTCCGGTATCCGTGCCGAATTCGGGTATCTGGACTCGTGTTTCGCGAACGCAGGGGTGCGGGGTAGCTTCACGCCGACACTCGAGACGACGCTGGCCGAGTTCCGGTCGGTGACCGCCGTCGACCTCGACGGCGTCTTCCTCACGCTGCGTGAGGCAGCCCGCCAGATGATCGAGGCGGATCGCGGCGGCAGCCTGGTCGGGGTGTCCAGTCTGGGCGCATTCCAGGGCATGCCCCGTCAGCCCGCCTACGCCGCGGCGAAGGCCGGCGTCACCGCGCTGACCGACAGCATGGCGGTCGAATTCGCCCGGCACGGCATCCGCGCCAACACCATCGCGCCCGGGTGGTTCGACACCGACATGACGTCGGAAGGTCTTGCCGACGAACGCTTCAGGTCCCGGGTGCTTCCGCGCGTGCCGGTCCGCCGATGGGGCAGCGCCGAAGACCTCGCCGGCGTCGCCGTGTACCTGGCCGGCGCAGCCAGCAGGTATCACACCGGCGACGTGCTGCGCATCGACGGCGGATATCTGAAGTTCTGA
- a CDS encoding L,D-transpeptidase family protein → MRRVLILLCAQVLLVGAAMGAAPGAPADFTPWFARSVGAATQVLSVTGVGGSDAKLDVLERGPGGWQPVAGGVGIPAKIGAKGMSANHFDGSMMTPKGVYSLDFAFGTEPNPGGGLQYVQVGPDHWWDGDMKSPTYNTMQVCKKAQCPFDTSPSSGTENLDIPQYAHAVVMGVNKERIPGKGGAFFVHSTDGGATAGCVAIDDATLVNIMRWLRPGAVIAITE, encoded by the coding sequence ATGCGCCGAGTGCTGATCCTGTTGTGCGCCCAGGTGCTCCTCGTCGGCGCGGCAATGGGCGCGGCGCCGGGCGCCCCGGCGGACTTCACGCCGTGGTTCGCACGGTCGGTCGGAGCGGCCACCCAGGTGCTGTCGGTGACCGGCGTGGGCGGTTCCGACGCCAAGCTGGACGTCCTCGAGCGTGGTCCCGGGGGCTGGCAGCCCGTCGCCGGCGGTGTCGGCATACCCGCGAAGATCGGCGCGAAAGGCATGTCCGCCAACCACTTCGACGGCTCGATGATGACACCGAAGGGTGTCTACTCCTTGGACTTCGCGTTCGGCACCGAGCCCAACCCCGGCGGCGGGCTGCAGTACGTGCAGGTGGGGCCCGACCATTGGTGGGACGGCGACATGAAGAGTCCCACCTACAACACCATGCAGGTGTGCAAGAAGGCGCAGTGCCCGTTCGACACGTCGCCGAGTTCGGGCACCGAGAACCTCGACATCCCTCAGTACGCCCATGCGGTGGTCATGGGCGTCAACAAGGAGCGGATCCCGGGCAAGGGCGGTGCGTTCTTCGTGCACAGCACCGACGGCGGAGCCACCGCCGGCTGCGTGGCGATCGACGACGCGACACTGGTGAACATCATGCGCTGGCTGCGGCCGGGGGCCGTCATCGCGATCACCGAGTGA